In Merismopedia glauca CCAP 1448/3, the genomic window AGAACGACAACTGGTTACTAACAATAATAATCCTAAACACAATGTTGATGATTTAGCTAACTTCACCCAGTTCATAAGTCTGTACTTTTTCCAGATCTGCTTTTGTGCTATTTCAGCACGAAATTTACTGGTATACAAGCGTACATTTTTTTGAGGGTTGGGGAAGTTGTCGCAGAGCAAAAAAAAGGACAATACAAAATGTATTTGTCCTATTACGAATATTGATGCTAGTGGTTGATTAATGACGATTGAGCCATTTAGCGGCGATCGCGCCTAATGTGGCTCCGACTACAGGATTGCTCAAAAACTTAATCAAGCCAGGGCGATCACTCAATACATCTTGGAAAATGTCAGGATGATTGTGATAAGCAAAACCTGCCAATTTAGCAACGTCGTCAGCACTCATCCGGTTAGTATGGTGAGTAGAAAGTCCTAATTGTTGCTCTAAATCGCGATCGCTTAGTCCACGTTTCTTCAAATGGCTAAAAAAGTCTTTAGCGACATCATCTCGTTCATTTGGTTGAATTTGGGCGATCGCTTTTTGTAGCTCTGGTTCCATTTGGGTAGCAGAAACGCGATCGGGATGGAAGGCTTTCCCAAATAGTTGTCGTCTTTCATCTCGCGAAGAGCGCTGAGCAAAATCATCAAAGTTTTCATACTGATTGATAGACTCGTCAGCAGAACTGTGTATTGAATCAGTATCCCCTTGTGCCAAATCATTCATTATTTGGCGTTTATATTGGTCGCTACTGGACATCTAAAAACTCCTTGAACAGATAGATTATCTGTTATTTTTCAATTGCATTAATTTGGTTTTGGCGCAGCAGAATAAATCGGCAACTTTCTGCCTATTGATATTTTATTTCTTGCCGCGAATTGTCGTATTTTGCTGTCAGGATCAACTTTTTATCAGGTGCGTAGACTAATACATTTAAGTCACGGTTAGGGAAGTTTTTTTGAAATCCTTGTGCCAATGATTTAGCCAGATTTCGGACTTCATTGGGACGCACTTGCGACGATATGATAACTCCCAATTTATCGTTATCACGGACGTAAGCATCTTGGACTAATCCTTGAGAAGCTTTTATTACCCATTCTCCAAAATCTTGACCGGCTGAGGAATTACCTCTTTCAAGCTGAGTATATCCCAATACAGGGGTTGATGGTGCCGTTGCTTGTTGCGTACTGCTACAAGCTGTACTTACCGTCAAAACTAAAACTAGAGATAGAGCGATTAAAGTTGTACGCAGATACTGAAACAACTTCACTTCAACAACCTCCTAAATTATTTATCTTAGTGAATCTAAGTATTAATTGTGTAGTAGAAAAAATTAAGCCTACTACATATTTAAAATCCGTTCTCCTTCTCTATCTAATAGTTAAGAAAGTACCAGGATTAGCTCGGTAATCCTGTTTTTAAAGTGTTTAAAAACAAACTTCAAGCTAAATACTAAATAGAGAAAGGCTGAGAATTTAAATGTAATTACTAGATTAGGAAATTTAGTTTTAATAAGCTTCTTTCAAAAGTTGTATCTACCGCTACATCTTTGGGATGAGAAATCGATCTTCGATCCCAAGAAAGTAGGGGCAGGTTTAGTAAGCAAATCAGTCCGAAGCTATCAAAGTAAAACAAAACCCGCCCTCTTCACAGCAAATCAGTCCAAAGCTATCAAAATAAAACAGAAACCGCCCTTCGCAGGATTTTTTCTGCCAAAAAATCCGATCTAAGCTGACGATCGCCAGCCAGAATAACTATGGGGAAAATCTCTGTTCGTCGGAAAAGCGATCGCTTCGACTCTAATCAGCAAATTGCAAGTAAGGGATTTTCGCCGCAGTAGCTTGAATTTGGGGTGTATTTTCCACTAACTGACCGCAAGTATCCCAAGTACCTGTCATCAGCATTTGGCGATCACCTGCTTTCATCGTTACCGATCCGCTAAATTGTCCACAAGTTACGCTTAAATTGTCCAAATCTAGAGATAAAGATGTATTTGGCTGCTCTTGCAAGATTTTTTGCAAAGTATCAACAGTTTTAGAAGTAGCGGTGACGCAGGGAACCCCGTTAGCAATACAGTTCCCCGAAAATATTTCCGCAAAACTCTCGCCAATAATAGCTTCAATGCCCCACTTCATAATGGCTTGGGGTGCGTGTTCCCGCGATGAACCGCAACCAAAATTAGCATTAACAACTAAAATCTTCGCCCCTTGATACTGAGGTAAATCGAATGGGTGTTGTCCATGAGATTGAGTGCGATCGTCTGCAAAAGCGTGTTCTCCCAACCCTTCAAAAGTCACACAACGCAAAAACCTAGCTGGGATAATTCTATCTGTATCAATATCATTTCCGACAACCGGAACACCACAACCGACAACTTGTTGAACTTTTTTAACTTGGCTCATTGAAAACTCTGGGTTTGAAACCCCGCCCTTGAGCGATAGCGGAGGGCGGCTTTACATGGAAAATTAAGCAACAATCAATCCGTTAGAACGCCGGATTAATGTGACTTTCTTGTCCGATATCTGCCCCAACCGTT contains:
- the leuD gene encoding 3-isopropylmalate dehydratase small subunit; this encodes MSQVKKVQQVVGCGVPVVGNDIDTDRIIPARFLRCVTFEGLGEHAFADDRTQSHGQHPFDLPQYQGAKILVVNANFGCGSSREHAPQAIMKWGIEAIIGESFAEIFSGNCIANGVPCVTATSKTVDTLQKILQEQPNTSLSLDLDNLSVTCGQFSGSVTMKAGDRQMLMTGTWDTCGQLVENTPQIQATAAKIPYLQFAD